The genomic stretch ATAGCCAGTAGAAGTTGCATCTGTTGATAAGCTTGTTCTGACAGAGGGAGGTGAAACAGGTTCTGGAGGTTATCAGCATGCATGACTCTGCATAAAATCAGAAATTTGTTCTTTGCAAAGGAGATCAGCTCTGGATATTGAAGTTTGAGTGCCTGCTGCCTCCAATTATCCAACCAAAGGTAGCAACTTTGTCCATTTTGAATTGTGACTTTGTTGAATTCTTTGTAAGTGTCCAGAAGTTTAAGTAGGTCCCTCCACCAAAAAGAGCCCTTCCTTGTATGATTGGGCAATTTACCATTTGAGTAGTACTTTTCCCAAACCAGATTAACCCATGGGGTGTCATTCTTGTTAAAAAACTTATCCAGATTTTTTAGCAACAGAGCTTGGTTCTGTCTTTCTAGATCAAGTACCCCTAGTCCCCCTTCTCTTTTGGATTTGCAGACCATTCCCCAGGCTGCCTTGGGTGGTTTTTTAGAATTTACATCAGAACCCCTCCATAAGCAGTGCTTTCTGTATTTATCAATCTGCTTGAGAACTCCCTTTGGCAAAGTGAGTGTGCACAAATGAAACATTGGAAGTGCTGTGAGTATTGAATTCGTTATCTCCAGCTTCCCAGCTTGACTTAAGAAATTTGAGGTGGAGATCAGTCTTCTTTCACATTTTGTCACCAAAGGCAAATAATCTTCAATCTTAGGCCTGGACAGTCCTAGAGGAAGGCCCAAGTAGGTGAATGGAAAGCTGCCAGTTGCACATCCAAAGGTATTTGCCAGGTGATTAAGTCTACTGCTTTCCATATTGATTGGCACCATGAAAGATTTTGAAAAATTTACCTTGAGTCCAGTGGAGGCAGAGAAGGTATTTAGAAGTCCTTTCAGAATGAATAACTGCTTTGAATCCCCCTCCATGATTATGAGAGTATCATCAGCATATTGGATTATTGGGAAGTCAGGCAAGGCATCTGAAGGAATTGGCAGTTTTAGCAGGCCCAAATCTTTTGCTTTATTCATTATTGATTGGAGGAGATCAGCTGCAAGAACAAACAGAAGAGGGGACAGTGGATCACCTTGTCTGACACCTCTTTTATAGTGAATTGTTTTCCCTGGGGAGCCATTTAGCAATACTTTTGAAGTTCCAGATTGTAATAGGTTTTTAATCCAGGAGATCCAGGTGGAACCAAAACCTTTTGCTTGGAGCAGCTTTAGGATTGCTTGATGCTCTATTTTATCAAAAGCCTTTTCAAAATCCAACTTTAATATTATTATCTCTTTCTTTGAAGTATGGCAGAGATGTAAATATTTAAAGGACCAAGCAAGGCAATCTTGGATTGTTCTTTGCTTAATGAACCCATATTGATTTCTGTGAATCAGAGGGATGATCAATTTCTGCAGCCTGTTTGCCAAAActtttgtaattagttttagGGCAGTGTTGAGTAGGGAAATAGGCCTATAGTCAGCAGTTGTTGAGGGGTGAGACACTTTTGGGATGAGTGTAATATATGAAGAGTTAATGCTTTGCATGCAAACATTATTATCAAAGAATTCCCAGAAAAGGCTGTCCCTGATAGTGGGCCAACAATTCTTAATGAATTCATTACTGAAGCCATCAGGTCCAGGAGATTTGTCATTGGGTAGCATTTTCACAGTGCTGTCGATTTCTTGAGCAGTAAAGGGTTCCTCTAATGAAGACAAATCAGTGTTTCCTTGAAACAAAACAGTGAGGTCAAAGTGCATTTCTGAAAATTCAGAGATACCAATTCTCTCTCTGAAAGAGTCCCAAAGAAGACCTTCTTTTGCAGCATGAGAGTAAAGGCATTCACCCTGCTCATTTTTCAGGCTTGAAATGTAGTTGATCCTGTGTCTCAAAGTTGCATTGGAGTGAAAGAACTTGGTGCCTGCATCCCAAGGGTGGCCCATTTAATAGCCCCCCTTTGTCTCCAATAAACTCTTTGTTGCTCTAAGAGAAACAATAGCTTTTCTCTTAAGATACATCTGAAATTCCATTCTTCAAGGCTAAGATCCCTGACTTCTTCTATAGAGTCCATGAATTGAATTGTTACTGAAATGTTTTGTATGCATGACTTCAAGTTTGGGACGGAAGCATTCCATGTTTTCAAAGCCCCCCTTAGATTTTTGCATTTCCTGGTTAAAGCTTTGGCTTTATCTTGAATGTGATCAGAACAAGTCCAGTTTTGAGCTAAAACTTCCTGAAAACCCTGCCTTAAAAGAAAGTAATTTTCAAACCTCCATAGGTGAGCTTTTGGGACAACAGTTGAAATGGAGATGAGAAGAGGAACATGGTCTGATATCTCTCTGACAAGAGAAGAGCAGGAAGTTTCAGGGAATGTCAGGGTCTAGGCATTGCTGGTAAAAACCCAGTCTAACTTTTCTAGCAAAGGTGAAGATTGCATATTTGACCAGGTAAATTTGTTTCCTTGCACAGGGATTTCAGTCCATCCCATATAACTGATTGTATTGTTGAAGAGGAACATGTCACTCACATTGGCCCCCTCTTTGTTTCTGTTTTCAGGGTACCTGTATAGGTTAAAGTCCCCCAATATCAACCAGAGGTCCTCATCAGAGAAGGTCAAACTTTTAATCCATCTAGAAAATTCTAACTTCCCTTCAGCAGAGCATGGGCCATACACATTGAGCAAGGTCCAGGAAGTATTGTCAATAGTTGCAGTTAGTTCAATAGCAATAGCAAATCCAGTAGTGAGTTTAACCAGGCCACTAAACAAGGATGATTTCCAAGCCACCAGAAGGCCACCTGAGGCCCCTACCGCAGGGATGAATGCAAAATCATCAAAAGCAGGAGGGAGAATTTTCTTTAGGAAAGCCATGTCAAAATGGTCCATTTTGGTTTCTTGTAAGCAGACAATATCACAGTTTGAGTTAATGACCTTATTTTTCACTGCATTCCATTTTTCATCTGGATTGAGTCCCCTAATGTTCCAGCACAGGATTTTCCATTTTCTAACAAGGTTTTGATCCATTAAAAAAACTTGGCAATAAGATCAACATAGTTGTACTGAGCCTCAGGCTTTAGCAGCATACAACGTTTGATAAAGTTTTGGTCCAAAGAAGCTACAGTGGCAGAAGAAGTCTTAAACTGTAACTCCCCAGCGGTCTGTTTCCTAAACCCTTGCAAAACACAGAGCTGACTTTCGTGAATGCCCCAAAAGAGACTGGCAAAGTTTCCAAATCTACCAAGAACAAGGTACAACCAGACATCAGACATAAAACAGATTACAACCCCACTGAGATAGCAAAATAATCCTGTCATTGACAAGTTTCTAAGAGTCTGATCCTTCAGGGAGTCTTCTCAAAAGCTCCCTCCTCCATCTggctcttcttcttgttctgctTGGTTCCCAGGTTGGCCTGATCATCTGCATCTTCCTGAATGTTCAGAGCAAGAGGACCCACTGCAGCCTTCATCTTCAGCCTTTTTAACTGCAAGAGTTCATCACTAACCTCAGCATCATCCAAGCTACAAAACTCAAcagcaattttttttatttggcttTTCTTTAGCACAGGTGGCACAGCTCTACAGGCTAAGCAATTTTTATCAATGCATGTGTTTGCTTTGAAGCCTTTTTGTGCATTTTTGAGTCTAGGGCTCCTCCTTACCTCTGACTCAACCACAGCAGAGAGCTTACTAATCCTCCTCTTCTTTGGTGGGACTTCCTTGCTAGTTCCAATACCATGAATGCACACATCAGCAGCAACATCTGACGAACAGCCAAAATTGTTGTCAGGGCAGGTTGGGGGAATGGAAAAATCAATGTAGTTATTTTCCAAGGTGAACAATAGTGAGGAGAGCTTAGAGGTGAggagttgtcttgtttgattgaaAGAAGAACTGTTGAGGAGCTGTACTGTGAAGAAATTTGCCCAGGAGGAAGGAATGCAGATATGAAAGTGTGAACTGTTACCTGAGGCAAAAAAATTAGCCCACAGCCTAGTAGCCTCTGCATCCAGGGTCCTAGACCTAGCAGAGTTATCTCCATCTGCTCCATGAACACTCATAAGCTGCTGTGCAGCAAGCTGAAGCCCCAGTTGTCCCTGAAAGTTATCCCCTACCAAGGCCTGCTGGAAGTCTTGCTCCTCTGGAACTTGCTCCTCTGGAAAAATGTCATCTGGCAGTTCGGGGAGCTGTGTCTGGTTGGGCTCAATCAAGTGCTGGCCCATGAGAGGCCCAAGCTGAAGTTGAAGCTCTTCTTGGGCTGAATCTTCAGGAGTAGCCAAAGGAGGACCCAGAGGTTTGAACTGAGGCCCTTCTTGCACAATCGGTCCCGGGCCATTATTTAAATTTTGAAGGAGATCTTGGAGGAGTGCACAACCTACAGCAGCATTAGATTCTTCCTCTAGGTTGAAACCCACACCAGTAGTAACCTCCTTCTGCACTTGGGTGTTCTGCTGATGAATACTGAGAGGTAAGGTAAGCTGAAGTTTGGTCTGGCCCTCAGACAGGCTATGCTGCAGCACTTGAGTTGGGGCATCCGACAGAGGGCCAATCTCCGAGCCAAGTAGCTGGTTAACAGACACTTCAGTCCTAGAAGAGGTAAACGGGCTTCCTAAGGGATTGTGGCCTACCAGATTCAGAGGTTCAGAAAGTTGGGGGAGAGGCTCACGATTCTGAAAATCTTGAGTCCCCTGCGGCTGGACTTGGTAGACTTCTCCCTCAAGCTGTAGCAGATACTGAATATTGTTGTTGTTCGAAGCATTATGTCCTTCTTCTCCCTGCACAGGTTCAGGTAGATTGATGATCATTGGGTCCAGATCTTCCTTAACATCTTGGTTGAGATCAATAAGAGGAGGTTGCTGCTGAGGTTGATCTAATTGGAGGTCCAGACCAAGATCTTCCTGCAAAGGCATAACTGGTTGCCCCAAaccatgaaaatcaaaaggcaTACCAAACTCTGGGTTGAAATTGACAGGAATGTGATCCTCCTCTGGTGGCTGCTCTAACTGGGGCTTTTGCTGAAGGACTTCAACTTGTACTGTCCAGGACCCACCATCAGCCACCTCTGGCTCATCAAACACAACGAACCTGGGAACTTTTTTTAGATCCCTAACCCTTGCTTTAACTAGTAGTCTTGTCAGGTAACTTTCATTGGATTCCATGAGAGAAATTCTAGCAAACTTAGCCACAGCCTGCTGGACATTCCTTTCAGACCAATAGTCGTTAGGAAAACCTAGCAGAAGCAGCCAACACTCATACTTGTATTCAGACTTTCTCCAGTTTCTACCTCTGTCATGTTTGCAAAAGGAAATGCTGACATCCTCAAAAAGATGCGGGCTATCCTCAATCAAGGCATCCCTGGAGTAGGTGTGCGTGAACCTGACTAGTGCCTGGCCCAGGTGGGAGGGCTGAATTTCCAGGAACGGCACTCTCTTTTCATACTGAAGAAAATCGCGCATAACACTACGAACTGCAGCAAAGCTCATGGGATTACCAGGCAACGGGTCGATGGTCGCGATTGCCAGGTTCTCGTTCCTCGGCTGCAGACGTGCAGGGGCAACCACCCTCACCATGAACTCACGCTCGGGGACCTCCTCATACTGCAGGTGCTCGGGAATGAAGGGCGCAGGATCCGCCCTCTGGAAGGCCATGAAGTCAGTCAAGGTAGGCTGGATGTTGGCAGCGAAGGGAGGCAATGGCGGAGGAGCGGAAGTGGGGTTTTCTTGGTGCTCTCGGGAGGCTACTGTTGCAGCGGGAGAGGTGGAAGAGGAAGGCGAATCGTCTTGCGCCTCGACAGGGTGCGCCTCGACAGGGTGGTGGGTGGCCACATAAATGTCGGGGGAAGTCATAGGAACAGTGCTGGGCTTGTGCTTCGGCCTCCAGGCCCAAACGGTCGCAGGATTCGCGGGTCGACCATCAGAAGTTTGGCCTTTCCCCTTGTCAAAGATATGATTGCTCTTTGGGCCGCTAGCAGAGTGTATGTTACGTTGGGTACGGTGAAAAGCCGGCCTGCTCTCATGAGCATTGGAAACGAGGAGGGGGGAGACAGGCTTTGCAGCAAGCTTGACGACGCCATTGGGTCTAGAAGGATTTTGCTGTCCCCTGTCCGATTTGGAAAAATAACACCGCACAGCAGCGTGGCCGAGTCGGAAGCAAGCAAGGCAGCGGACCGGCAAACGACAGTTGACTCGCCAGTGCGAGAAGGAAAGGCAGCGACTGCACTGTCTCCTCATCTGACGGTGCTGACGATGGTCTGACAGAGAAGAGGCACTGACCTCTCTAGGGAAGACAAGACGCTCATGCACGGGGACGCGGGGTTTCTGGAGCTCAGCAGAGCGCaagggacaaggagaagggccaaGAGGAGTGACGTTAGCCCCAGAGAGCGGCGGACTAGGGTTGGCAGCCGCCATGGCCGAGCTTGAAGACGAAGAACCCCTTCCCAGGGGTTTAGCCCTAAAACCTTTGACCACCTCTACGAAGGATGGTGAGGCCGCAGCGGAAAAGCCATTAGAGAACTGAACATGCTGTTTCCTAATGCCCAGAGTCCGATTGCTGGACTTGAGAGGGTTCGGGCGTCGATGATTAGAATGAGGAGGACGACGAACCGGAGGAACCCGTCTAGGGGGAGCCCGTGAGTAGGGAAGAACCCAAGAAGAAGCTTCCTCAAGAAGGAAGCGCTCATACTCCCATTTCCAGTTTGGGCCACCATCACCCCAGAGGAAGAACGAGACTTTAAAATCATCGCAAGAAAAGGAGCGAAGCTTAACAATGAACAACCCTACTTGCTTAGTAGACACAAAGAACTGAAAAGTTCTATCCCCTATTTGCCTGACAAAGAACTCAATCGGGGTACCCTCAATAGCAGCAGCGATGAGATGGCTAGCAGAAAAATCAGACAGCCTAAATCGGCATCTACCAAAAGCGGCTACCAGAGAGAAAGAAGCACGATCTCGGACGCGATGAGAGACATGCGTGCCTAACTCTTTCCAAATGAGATCTGCAGTGGCCAGACCCGCAGCTGTAGGGAGCTCCGGGAGACTCATCGGAGTGGAGCATGGGAGAACTCACCTTAGCAATGGTCAGAAGAACACCACTGACATCAGGTCAGCACTGAGCGAGCCGCCACAACCTTCAACCTCCCCCAACGGCAGCAACCACAGAGCACCTTGAAAGGAGCACGAAGCCAAAGCGAGGGCGACGACGGCGGCTGGCGGGGAGGTGGCGGTGAACGGCCAGAGGTGGCGGCGGCCTACGCGGCCGCCCACACTCGGGGCGACGAGAGCTCAGCTAGAGCCATTGGAAGCAGTCGAGCAGCGACCCTCAGCCCGTGTAACGTTGCCCGGTCTAAAATCTAATTAAGTTGAATTAGTTATATGGCTTTAGCTTGGACAATTTCTTCACACCACAACACCCAGAGGCTACAACTAGACGAAGGTTACATTGCAGCCAAGGTTTCAGAAGAACGGCTCAGCCGCTGATTACATCGAAAACAACCAAAACTATTACAGAGTAGTAGTGTGCAAAACTTATCTGGGAACGTGCAGCTAGCTCAACCAAGGGCCTTGTCTAGTTGGGaactgaaaaaattttgggtgtcaaATCGGATATTTCCTAGATATCGGAAGGAGTATTtagataataataaaaaaattaattacataactcgtagCTAGCTCAACCAATTGCTAAATTAAAAAGCAACATGGCAGAAAGTAGAAGGAACAAGCAACACACCCAGATCAGAATCAGACCGACTGGCGATCATCTCAACCTTAGCCTTATGATATCTCTCGCTCCATTCATGCAAACCGGCCGGTGGTCTTTATCTAAAGGAAAATTCATGCAAACTTGTCGATCGAAATCACCGGAGCCAGACACAagctggtgctgctgctgccgacTGCAAGCAGGGCCACACTTGGAAAGCTTCAaaccccgccgccgccgtgccggCATGCTGATGCCACCACAATGTCACGACATTATGGTACAATTGTGGGCTGCAAAACATTGGCCCCTTTGATTAGTATTCCTTCCAAGTAGTTGATGAGCTAAATGATAATGTGTAAGTTGAACTCACCTGCATGGGCATCGAAATGGGATATATAGCCTGCTAATAAATCAAAATGGTTAACGAAGCACTCGTCAATCGGAAGGTCCGGAATGTTTGCCGCCCGCCCCTGAGGTACAAGCTTAATGCAGGCATGTAACTGTGCAACAAGCACAATAAAATTAATGTGTCTCAAAAACATGCATATCCAGTCATGCATGGAAAACGCTTGTACTACTCACTCACACATGGACTATGGACAGCACCACACTCAGACTAACTTCGTCTTGCCTATGCTATGCACGTAGGAGGAGACTAGGAGCTGAGCAGCTTGCTCTCTGCAGTTCAACGGCACAGACGAAATACGATTAGTTTGTAATGAACACATATAATATATTTATCCACCATTCATTTTCTTCAGAGTTTGGCAAGGCTTTGCCTAATCACCATCCGTACCGAAGGTGCTCGCAGATCCTGCTATATTAATATCCGCCCGCCGGCCACCAACGACGACCAACCTGCAGTATACGaagtcacaaaaaaaaaacaaaaaaaaaacgtaCAAGCAGTGTATATAAAAGAAGACATCAGTGAGAAGGATCTTGCCATGCTACATCTTGCAGTTGATCGATGACGTGGGAGCCATCAGCTACTTGGATGTGACCTCTGGAATATGAGCGATCTTGTGCTTGTCCTCTACCTGGCACTTCTCTAGCAGTGCTGGGCAGTCAATTATCCGTAGTTTCTTCAACTCAGTAAGGCGACCTATGCTTTCCGGCAGCGAAGACAACTTTGGGCAATTCTCAATGCCAATTTCTCTCAATAAAGTCAAGTCTCCCAGCCATTCCGGCAGTGTCTCTAAATCTGCACACAACGCTATCTCGAGTTTTCGGAGGGACTTGAAGCATCGAATAGCATCCGGGAAGGTTCTAAGACCTGTGACAGACTCAAGCAAAAGAACCTCGATTGAAGAGAGGTGCTGGGTCCGACGCCACCCTTCAGAAGAAAGAGATGCATCCCCTATCACAAGAAGAAATGGAGAACTACTAGATGAGAGGTTCCCAAATCCATGTTCTGGCAGCACGTGGTTGCTGTTCCCTAGCATCCACGACATGCTCCTTGGGGGATAAGGCAGGAACTTCAGCTTTGGGCAATCACAGGCAAACAACATATGTAAATTTGGGATTAAAAACCCTCCATCTTCAGCAGACGATCTTGTTGTCCACCactcttccaagttgtccattgaGTGCAAATAAATTATTCTTAGCTTTTGGCAGCTCCCGTAATCTCCATAGAATTCCCGACCAACATTCTTGAGGTTGGGCATTTCAGCCACGGCCAGTGCTCTCAGGTTTGGCAGGCGCCCAAGTGGGGGGAGGCAGTTGCACTCTTTTAGACTGATAAGAAAGACAGTGGTAAGATGAGGTAGGTAGGAAGAAATGTCCAGCATCCACCTAGGGAAGTCTATGCCCATATAACCACCTAGAACGAGGTGTTGGAGATTTCTAGGAGGCAGAAGCTTCGCCAACACTGATATGGCAGCAGCTGCATGCTCCACTAGACTATCCTCATCATCTTTCCATACAAGATTCAACTTTGTAAGCTTTGAGTTGGTGGACAGTTTACCATGCTCTGCCCCTTCCAAATGCTTGACTTTCTCAAGGCCTCTGATCCTCAGTTCATGGCAGAGTGTCCTCTCAAGCTGTGCAATTTGAGTCCATAGATCACCGCTTCCTCCATCAATCTTAGAGGACCCTTGCAAGTTCATACTCTCTCTCAGTTTTCCAACTTCACCTTCTACTAAAGGTGCTATTTCTGCTTCAACAATTTTAAGTGTAGACATACTAAAAATGCTTTCTGGTAAGTCACGAAGGAAGACACAGCCTCTAAGGTCCAAACTTTCAACTCGTAAATCACCAATAGAAGAAGGTAGGTGTTCGAGCTTTACACAGAATGACAAATCTAGATGCTTTAACATCATGAGTTTGCATAGAGAATCTGGCAAAATTTGAACCTTGGGACAACTTGTCATGTTCAGATATTCAAGCTTAGAGAGTTTATCAATCCAATCTGGGAGCTCTTCAAGGTTATGGCAGTCTGACAGATCAAGATGTGTCAGATCATGAAGCTGATAACAAGATTCTGGTAGTGATTGGAGTTTGTAACAATCAGATAGGTTCAAAAATTGAAGCCTATGCAAGTCGCCAAAGGATTTTGGAAGTGTATGCAGTTCATGGCAGCTTGCCAAGTTTAGGAAGAGCAAAGCACTTAGGTTCCCAAAAGAGACAGGAAGCTTACGAAGCCTGACACATCCTGATACATTGAAGTATTGTAGTTTTTGAAGGCAACCAATGTTAGTGGGTAATGTCTTTAGGGAAGTAtttgaaaatatcaaggtttgtaGGTTTAGCAGATGGTTCAAGGATTTAGATAAGGTTGAGATTGGAAGGGTGGAAGCATCTAGATACCTTAATAGCTTTAGTTTATAAACAGAAATTGGTAGCTCTGACACATGGCATCCACTCAGATCCAAAACTCTCAAATATAATGTCCATGAGA from Sorghum bicolor cultivar BTx623 chromosome 3, Sorghum_bicolor_NCBIv3, whole genome shotgun sequence encodes the following:
- the LOC8062291 gene encoding disease resistance protein RGA2, with the protein product MSGGAEMVAGAVVQRVAGMLGQAAWERVELLWTFEDDVEEMKNKLVTVQAVMVDAENRSHGSESVRLWLKKLKSAAYNIEDTIDELEANTMIWRSTTCPAKLVSMSFNPLITRFTLSFEMRKVKEGLDKVVEEQKNFNFLHLIDTRQSVNIKNQETSVVSSDKVDMVGRESEQRRVLNLVLQKDSQTKISIIPIVGLGGMGKTTLAKSVFNAKETNMFDVKAWVHVSMEFDVKKIVASIISHIEVTFQANDATLQNLNSRIERILSGKIYFIVLDDMWETRGDSLDNLMKMLQYGNEGSKIIVTTRSDQVPTALSIIRTSEYHIVSPTKLKALSSDDCFSIINPSMQGRNRLDVDLIKIGEEIAKKCGGVPIVAKALGYVMNKHCTKESWKALKDSNILEIKDDDYRIMRRLMLSYYPMPSLQKLCFMYCSIFPKGHNIDHDSLIHQWVALGFIQDAHEAPLHLIGQEYINDFLGMSFLSLSTTPEVIDSGTFKPTLKYRMHDVVHDLARYVASEEFSYVDKMVHNNRSDNQSCHYQLLMNYNESSSYKHFPRKVRAMHFRECDKLQLHKKAFSWTLYLRVLDLSGCHVSELPISVYKLKLLRYLDASTLPISTLSKSLNHLLNLQTLIFSNTSLKTLPTNIGCLQKLQYFNVSGCVRLRKLPVSFGNLSALLFLNLASCHELHTLPKSFGDLHRLQFLNLSDCYKLQSLPESCYQLHDLTHLDLSDCHNLEELPDWIDKLSKLEYLNMTSCPKVQILPDSLCKLMMLKHLDLSFCVKLEHLPSSIGDLRVESLDLRGCVFLRDLPESIFSMSTLKIVEAEIAPLVEGEVGKLRESMNLQGSSKIDGGSGDLWTQIAQLERTLCHELRIRGLEKVKHLEGAEHGKLSTNSKLTKLNLVWKDDEDSLVEHAAAAISVLAKLLPPRNLQHLVLGGYMGIDFPRWMLDISSYLPHLTTVFLISLKECNCLPPLGRLPNLRALAVAEMPNLKNVGREFYGDYGSCQKLRIIYLHSMDNLEEWWTTRSSAEDGGFLIPNLHMLFACDCPKLKFLPYPPRSMSWMLGNSNHVLPEHGFGNLSSSSSPFLLVIGDASLSSEGWRRTQHLSSIEVLLLESVTGLRTFPDAIRCFKSLRKLEIALCADLETLPEWLGDLTLLREIGIENCPKLSSLPESIGRLTELKKLRIIDCPALLEKCQVEDKHKIAHIPEVTSK